The following are from one region of the Marinomonas sp. CT5 genome:
- a CDS encoding extracellular solute-binding protein: protein MTLSRRQFVKGASIAGAVAATPFSINKAIAANKELRIYAWAGYITDEMLADFKAKTGINATFTPYGTNDELMNSLRATDGTGFDIIMPTVDRVPGYVDYDLIQPLDVKRINWDGCLESALAGSDVGGIVKGKRYFAPSDWGTEAIAYNKDYAKTSKELSYGDLWLPENSGGVTVRGHSALVGIGLWLEKSGKLPYPLLDSYKTEKAMRANFDVILKTAVEYKGAIAQFWSTENEAQGAFRTNGAIIGQTWDSTAFKLQSEGEPIAYGAPKEGALAWMEGFVIPKNANNVDSVYEFINWYYTPEAGAMFVKSTGYNSTSKGADALLPAETKKFFQESYSKQDLANLWWWPIQEPWYVALRNEYQDRYLSA, encoded by the coding sequence ATGACCCTTTCCCGTCGCCAATTCGTGAAAGGCGCCTCTATTGCAGGTGCTGTCGCCGCTACACCGTTTTCTATTAATAAAGCTATTGCCGCAAACAAAGAGCTGCGTATTTATGCGTGGGCTGGTTACATTACCGATGAAATGCTAGCCGACTTCAAAGCCAAAACGGGCATTAATGCTACCTTCACTCCATATGGCACAAACGATGAGTTGATGAACTCTCTTCGCGCCACCGATGGAACGGGTTTTGACATCATTATGCCAACAGTAGATCGAGTGCCAGGCTATGTTGATTATGACTTGATACAGCCGCTTGATGTGAAGCGCATCAACTGGGATGGTTGTTTAGAAAGTGCTTTGGCTGGATCTGATGTGGGTGGGATTGTTAAAGGTAAGCGCTATTTTGCTCCCTCGGATTGGGGGACAGAAGCGATTGCTTATAACAAGGATTATGCAAAAACCAGCAAAGAGCTTAGCTACGGTGATCTTTGGTTGCCTGAAAACTCTGGCGGAGTAACCGTGCGCGGTCATTCAGCACTTGTTGGTATTGGTTTATGGTTAGAAAAATCCGGGAAATTGCCTTATCCATTGCTCGATTCCTATAAGACCGAAAAAGCCATGCGTGCGAATTTCGATGTCATTTTGAAAACGGCTGTTGAATACAAAGGGGCGATTGCGCAGTTTTGGTCGACTGAAAATGAAGCGCAAGGTGCTTTTCGTACCAATGGCGCGATTATTGGGCAAACTTGGGACAGCACTGCCTTTAAACTGCAATCCGAAGGGGAGCCTATTGCCTATGGCGCGCCAAAAGAAGGTGCTTTGGCTTGGATGGAAGGCTTTGTCATTCCGAAGAATGCGAATAATGTGGATTCGGTATATGAATTCATTAATTGGTATTACACCCCAGAAGCGGGCGCCATGTTTGTAAAATCCACGGGCTATAACTCCACTTCAAAAGGTGCTGATGCCTTATTGCCAGCCGAAACGAAGAAATTTTTCCAAGAATCCTACAGTAAGCAAGACCTTGCTAATCTTTGGTGGTGGCCAATTCAAGAACCATGGTATGTCGCTTTACGTAACGAATACCAAGATCGTTACTTGTCTGCATAA
- a CDS encoding CPBP family intramembrane glutamic endopeptidase produces the protein MYHSGFFYVFHIEVVVAFYLLGLSIILAFTPLSSPVKRVPVWCFTFLAAIVLGVLENVLDIKGLLVVLAYTLMLIGGLFLRLIWLRRLIVCLFGVFSLVLAMHLLPGFYNEALVLNQKISTDAVPFSLYANFDKGLVGLFLLVYFFRGQARANYYKKLQNPKEVLVILILTPVVALAFATLLGLIQFDLKVPGFWLSFLAINLLFTCVAEEVFFRGFLQRGLSVWLEGKLPLLIAPIFSALIFALVHIAAGIEYALVAGVAGLGYSYLFYRTKRIEWSILCHFILNVTHFFLFTYPMLA, from the coding sequence ATGTATCATTCTGGGTTTTTTTATGTCTTCCATATTGAGGTGGTTGTGGCGTTTTATCTGCTTGGTTTATCAATTATATTGGCTTTTACCCCGCTAAGCTCACCAGTTAAAAGGGTTCCTGTATGGTGTTTTACCTTCTTGGCAGCCATTGTTCTAGGGGTGTTAGAGAATGTGCTCGATATTAAGGGGCTTCTTGTCGTTCTAGCTTATACCTTGATGTTAATAGGGGGACTTTTTTTACGGCTTATCTGGCTTCGTCGATTGATTGTTTGTCTGTTTGGTGTGTTCTCTTTAGTACTTGCTATGCATCTATTGCCAGGTTTTTATAATGAGGCGTTAGTTTTAAACCAAAAAATCAGTACTGATGCAGTGCCTTTTAGTTTGTATGCTAACTTTGATAAAGGCTTGGTTGGCTTATTTTTACTAGTATATTTCTTTAGAGGGCAAGCAAGAGCGAATTATTACAAGAAGCTGCAGAACCCTAAAGAAGTGTTGGTTATATTGATACTTACACCTGTTGTGGCTTTGGCTTTTGCCACATTGTTAGGGCTGATTCAATTTGATTTAAAGGTTCCTGGATTCTGGTTAAGCTTTTTGGCCATCAATTTGTTGTTCACGTGTGTTGCTGAAGAGGTGTTCTTCCGAGGCTTTCTACAGCGAGGTTTATCAGTTTGGTTGGAGGGAAAGTTACCTCTGTTAATTGCACCAATTTTTTCAGCTCTAATTTTTGCTTTAGTACATATTGCAGCTGGTATTGAATATGCTCTAGTAGCTGGCGTTGCGGGGCTTGGATATAGTTATCTTTTTTATCGAACGAAAAGAATTGAATGGTCGATTCTATGTCACTTTATACTGAATGTGACTCATTTCTTCCTATTTACCTATCCCATGCTGGCTTGA
- a CDS encoding bifunctional diguanylate cyclase/phosphodiesterase has product MLGYALALCFLLILLKVLLRYRLQNQRLVKQLEASKYHIQQISFSLDAIKDPIWIKNSDQIYLYCNPAFAHTLNLSQAEIFGQTDEQILSHQPVQTQELISQLTGSSRETYITPSNGEAKHYKVSVITTHNKDSAPFTFAGYAQEITQFKDKEKQLLDNEFRVNEALKLTKVGIWEWNVEQDTWSATPSYFTMLGYPPVDGVGDRASELEKIHPEDRQHVMDTINSILTSKKGPNYYKYQARIKHIDGNYRWIGVRCIVTEFNQKDQPARMLGVRIDIDEIQKAHDQVEWLAHHDPLTKLPNRTALNIEFHRITKPNTQVALIFIDLDHFKNVNDTLGHCTGDKLLQAVADRMRALVDGIGYIARQGGDEFIILLPIENEEYLIEQTRTIKDVLSARYTIDQHQFFITPSIGVSLYPRDGENFEILYQQADAAMYHAKHTGRNCYAFFTEEMQSISTRALVLGNALHDALERKEFSLHYQPQISLDTGKVIGAEALIRWHSKELGNISPAEFIPLAEENGQILAIGEWVLREAVKQLKQWLEEGISPVRIAINLSYAQFQASDLPTIVAEILNEYAVPAHYLELELTERIATKDPEHTITILESFQKLGIFTSIDDFGTGYSSLSYLQRFPIYKLKIDQSFVRNMTTNTNDQVIVSAIILLAQQLGMTTIAEGVETKDQLDMLKEIGCDDVQGYYISRPIPVDEFEIRFLNKNKSSHR; this is encoded by the coding sequence ATGTTAGGGTACGCTTTAGCCCTATGCTTTTTGCTTATCCTCCTAAAAGTTTTATTGCGCTATCGATTACAAAACCAACGGTTGGTTAAACAGCTTGAAGCATCAAAGTATCATATACAACAGATCTCTTTTTCCCTTGATGCCATTAAAGATCCAATTTGGATAAAGAACTCCGATCAAATCTATTTATATTGTAATCCAGCTTTTGCACATACCCTTAATTTATCTCAAGCCGAAATCTTTGGACAAACAGATGAACAAATTCTGTCTCACCAACCAGTTCAGACTCAAGAACTTATTTCCCAGCTAACAGGCTCTTCACGTGAAACCTATATTACACCATCTAATGGTGAAGCCAAACATTACAAAGTGAGCGTTATTACAACACACAATAAAGATAGCGCTCCTTTTACGTTCGCTGGTTATGCACAAGAAATCACTCAGTTTAAAGATAAAGAAAAACAGTTATTAGACAATGAGTTCCGAGTAAACGAAGCACTCAAGCTTACCAAGGTGGGCATATGGGAATGGAACGTCGAACAAGATACTTGGTCCGCTACCCCTTCTTATTTCACAATGCTCGGGTATCCTCCCGTTGACGGAGTGGGAGACAGAGCATCTGAATTAGAAAAAATACACCCCGAAGACCGACAGCATGTTATGGATACTATAAACAGTATCTTAACCAGTAAAAAGGGCCCAAATTACTACAAATACCAAGCGCGAATAAAGCATATTGACGGTAATTATCGATGGATAGGCGTACGCTGCATCGTCACAGAGTTTAATCAAAAAGACCAACCCGCACGCATGCTTGGTGTACGAATTGATATCGATGAAATCCAAAAAGCCCATGACCAAGTTGAGTGGCTAGCGCATCATGACCCACTAACCAAACTCCCTAACAGAACGGCACTGAATATAGAGTTTCATCGAATAACTAAACCAAACACACAAGTAGCTTTAATATTTATCGACTTAGACCACTTCAAAAATGTCAATGATACTCTTGGTCATTGCACAGGAGACAAATTATTACAGGCTGTCGCCGACAGAATGCGAGCTTTGGTAGATGGTATTGGCTACATTGCACGACAAGGCGGTGACGAATTTATTATTCTGCTTCCCATAGAAAATGAGGAGTATTTAATCGAACAAACTCGAACCATCAAAGATGTCTTATCCGCTCGTTACACCATTGATCAGCATCAATTTTTTATCACACCGTCCATAGGCGTGAGTTTGTACCCACGCGATGGCGAAAACTTCGAGATATTATATCAACAAGCAGATGCGGCTATGTATCACGCCAAGCATACAGGTCGAAATTGCTACGCTTTTTTCACAGAAGAAATGCAATCTATATCAACACGAGCACTGGTGTTAGGCAATGCTCTCCATGATGCTTTAGAGCGAAAAGAATTTTCCTTACATTACCAGCCACAAATTTCTCTTGATACAGGAAAAGTAATAGGCGCGGAAGCCCTTATTCGATGGCATAGCAAAGAATTGGGCAATATTAGCCCAGCAGAATTTATTCCACTTGCTGAAGAAAATGGGCAAATTTTGGCTATAGGCGAATGGGTATTACGAGAAGCGGTAAAGCAATTGAAGCAGTGGCTAGAAGAAGGTATATCCCCAGTCAGAATCGCAATAAATCTATCTTACGCTCAATTTCAAGCAAGTGACCTCCCGACCATTGTCGCAGAAATACTCAATGAATACGCCGTGCCAGCACACTATCTAGAACTCGAACTTACTGAACGCATTGCCACTAAAGACCCAGAACATACAATAACCATTTTAGAGTCCTTTCAAAAACTAGGTATATTCACCTCCATTGATGACTTTGGCACAGGCTATTCTTCTTTGAGTTATTTGCAAAGGTTCCCCATTTACAAACTCAAAATTGACCAGTCCTTTGTACGCAACATGACAACCAATACTAATGATCAAGTTATCGTCAGCGCTATCATCCTACTCGCACAGCAACTCGGCATGACCACTATCGCAGAAGGTGTTGAAACGAAAGATCAACTAGACATGCTAAAAGAAATTGGTTGTGATGATGTCCAAGGCTATTACATCAGTCGGCCTATTCCAGTAGACGAATTTGAAATACGCTTTTTAAATAAAAACAAGAGTTCTCATAGGTGA
- a CDS encoding ABC transporter permease yields MFSQLKSRFGSGLAVGIIGMIAIWLIGLVILPQLLMVDYSFRPNLLPADIGGPKDTYSLVNYETLFNNKIHLAIFFKTIWSSVLVTSLTLIVSYPIAFYLAKVATPQKAALCLLLLIIPFWINEILRTFSWYIILAYKGPLNALLLGLGLIDRPIRFLSGDGGVLIGMVYAYILFMIFPIYNAIESLDTNQIKAARNLGAGWIRTHWRVIIPHAKPGIATGCIMTFMLAAGSYAVPALLGSPGSRWFTQIIYNWFFEGGDWNQGAAYAFLLLIICIGFIALVMRVFKVGLGDIAK; encoded by the coding sequence ATGTTTAGTCAACTGAAGTCGCGCTTTGGTAGCGGTTTGGCGGTTGGCATTATTGGCATGATCGCGATTTGGTTAATTGGCTTGGTGATTCTACCGCAGTTGTTAATGGTGGATTATTCATTTCGACCAAATTTGTTGCCAGCGGACATTGGCGGTCCAAAAGATACCTACTCTTTGGTCAATTACGAAACCTTATTCAATAATAAAATCCACTTGGCAATTTTCTTTAAGACGATTTGGTCAAGTGTGTTGGTTACCTCATTAACCCTGATAGTCAGTTACCCGATCGCCTTCTATTTGGCTAAAGTAGCAACACCGCAAAAAGCCGCTTTGTGCTTATTATTGCTTATTATCCCTTTCTGGATTAATGAAATTCTACGCACCTTTTCTTGGTACATCATTCTTGCCTATAAAGGGCCGCTTAATGCCTTATTATTAGGGCTTGGCTTAATTGATCGTCCTATTCGATTTTTGTCAGGGGATGGTGGTGTACTGATTGGTATGGTGTACGCCTATATCTTGTTTATGATCTTTCCTATTTATAACGCCATTGAAAGTTTAGATACCAACCAGATCAAAGCCGCGCGTAATCTAGGGGCGGGGTGGATCAGAACGCATTGGCGAGTGATCATCCCTCATGCTAAGCCGGGTATTGCAACGGGCTGCATTATGACTTTCATGTTGGCTGCAGGGAGTTATGCTGTTCCGGCGTTATTAGGATCGCCAGGCAGTCGTTGGTTTACACAGATTATTTACAACTGGTTCTTTGAAGGTGGAGACTGGAACCAAGGCGCCGCATATGCCTTCTTGCTACTAATTATCTGTATTGGTTTTATCGCTTTGGTGATGCGTGTCTTTAAGGTCGGTTTGGGAGATATTGCGAAATGA
- a CDS encoding ABC transporter ATP-binding protein, with translation MDSSVHLDNTIMQFGDFTAIQETDLTIKSGEFFSFLGPSGCGKTTILNMISGFIDPTQGDVKIGGKSMRGVPANKRPTSMIFQNLALFPLMTVTENIEFGLEVRGVSKSERKKASDRLLELVALEGSGSKKVSELSGGQKQRIAIARALAVEPQVLLLDEPLSALDLKLRQHMRTELKAIQRKTGITFIYITHDQGEALTMSDRVAVMSAGRIQQVADPITLYKDPQTAFVASFVGENNGVTGKVVEANADSVVVDCGPLGKLVGRSQGDISVGREATLFIRPEHFRLQAEHGMHTLQATIDEVNFEGAYLTLNANTSANQPLSIQLATHQYSESLVKGAPVSLSYNEQDAIVIAGGGHV, from the coding sequence ATGGATAGCAGTGTTCATCTAGACAATACCATCATGCAATTTGGTGATTTCACCGCCATACAAGAAACTGACTTAACGATCAAATCAGGCGAATTCTTTAGTTTTTTAGGGCCTTCTGGCTGTGGCAAAACCACGATATTGAATATGATCAGTGGTTTTATCGATCCAACCCAAGGAGATGTTAAAATTGGTGGGAAAAGCATGCGTGGTGTGCCTGCTAACAAACGTCCCACCTCGATGATTTTTCAAAACCTCGCATTGTTTCCCCTCATGACGGTTACCGAAAATATTGAGTTTGGCTTAGAGGTCCGCGGAGTTTCGAAAAGTGAGCGTAAAAAAGCATCGGATCGTTTGCTTGAGCTGGTGGCATTGGAAGGAAGTGGAAGCAAAAAAGTGTCTGAATTGTCTGGTGGCCAAAAGCAACGGATTGCCATTGCTCGTGCCTTAGCGGTTGAACCACAGGTTTTGCTATTAGATGAACCGTTATCTGCGTTGGATTTAAAATTACGCCAACATATGCGTACCGAGTTAAAGGCCATCCAGCGTAAAACGGGTATTACCTTTATCTACATCACACACGACCAAGGTGAAGCGTTGACCATGTCAGATCGAGTGGCAGTGATGTCGGCGGGCCGTATTCAACAGGTTGCAGACCCGATTACCTTATATAAAGACCCGCAGACAGCGTTTGTTGCTTCGTTTGTTGGTGAAAATAATGGTGTGACAGGGAAGGTGGTCGAAGCCAATGCGGACAGTGTGGTTGTAGATTGTGGGCCGCTTGGTAAGTTAGTTGGGCGTTCGCAAGGTGATATTTCCGTTGGCCGTGAGGCAACCCTCTTTATTCGTCCTGAACATTTTAGGCTGCAAGCAGAGCATGGCATGCATACTTTGCAAGCGACGATTGATGAAGTGAATTTTGAAGGGGCGTATTTGACACTCAATGCGAACACGTCTGCGAATCAGCCCTTGTCGATTCAACTTGCTACACATCAATATTCTGAATCGTTAGTAAAAGGCGCACCTGTTAGCCTTTCTTATAATGAACAGGATGCCATTGTGATTGCTGGGGGTGGCCATGTTTAG
- a CDS encoding glucan biosynthesis protein D, with product MPCHYVLESIKDSSIAGPKDRNKRQKIALLSSAHKVMSRSLLTVGVLFSLTACATQTAQTSFQPSAQPPKGEEFSYAWLKGYARQRATQPYESHQGEMPDSLKGLDWDDYQEIQFNKDAALWHDQKSDFRTGLFHLGLGFDTPIHINELENGKSTPIPYMPSEFSYGKSGVDGNKLPKDLGFAGFRMQFATDWQRDVVAFLGASYFRAVGSEMQYGLSARGLAIDTAMPHPEEFPMFTDFWLEKPKPGSDMVTVYALMDSPSVTGAYRFDMTPGEPLKMRVDSAIYPRKSVERLGVAPMTSMFMVGENDRRTNYDWRAEIHDSDGLAMQTGNGEWIWRPLSNPRNLQFNAYNDENPKGFGLLQRDRNFDHYQDDGVFYEKRPSLWIEPIGNWGKGSVQLVEIPTLDETFDNIVAFWNPAAPVEAGQELLYSYNMYWGSQPPVKSNRARVVDTFTGIGGVIGKKRQYYSKRFVVDFAGGSLAMLGNDTKVKAVITSSDGKVEIESARPLHSIDGYRAMFDLVPPKGEPKPINLRVYLEANGQPLTETWQYQWTPPAEEDRELHNAGHLK from the coding sequence ATGCCTTGCCATTATGTTTTAGAGTCTATAAAAGATTCGAGTATTGCAGGTCCGAAGGATCGAAATAAACGCCAAAAAATAGCGTTGTTGTCATCTGCTCATAAAGTTATGAGTCGTTCGTTATTAACTGTCGGAGTGTTGTTTAGCTTAACCGCTTGCGCTACTCAGACGGCACAAACGTCTTTTCAGCCATCGGCTCAACCACCAAAAGGTGAAGAGTTTAGTTACGCCTGGTTAAAAGGTTATGCGCGTCAACGAGCAACTCAACCTTATGAAAGTCATCAAGGTGAAATGCCGGATAGCCTAAAAGGCTTAGACTGGGATGATTACCAAGAGATTCAATTTAATAAAGATGCGGCTTTATGGCACGATCAGAAGTCTGATTTCCGTACTGGGCTGTTTCACTTGGGATTAGGTTTTGATACCCCGATTCATATCAACGAGCTTGAAAATGGCAAGTCAACGCCAATTCCATATATGCCCTCAGAGTTTAGTTATGGTAAATCCGGTGTCGATGGCAATAAGCTTCCTAAAGATCTTGGTTTTGCGGGTTTCCGTATGCAATTTGCGACGGATTGGCAGCGTGATGTGGTGGCTTTCCTAGGGGCAAGTTACTTCCGCGCCGTTGGTAGCGAAATGCAATATGGTCTTTCTGCTCGAGGTCTGGCGATTGACACGGCAATGCCTCATCCTGAAGAGTTTCCTATGTTCACGGATTTCTGGTTAGAGAAACCAAAACCTGGCTCAGATATGGTGACTGTCTATGCATTAATGGACTCTCCTAGTGTTACGGGGGCTTATCGTTTTGATATGACTCCCGGTGAACCATTAAAAATGCGTGTAGATTCCGCTATCTATCCGCGTAAGTCTGTGGAGCGTTTAGGTGTGGCACCAATGACCAGTATGTTTATGGTTGGTGAAAATGATCGTCGAACGAACTACGACTGGCGCGCGGAGATCCATGACTCAGATGGTCTAGCGATGCAAACCGGTAACGGCGAATGGATCTGGCGACCATTATCTAACCCACGTAATTTGCAGTTCAATGCATACAATGATGAAAACCCTAAAGGATTTGGTTTGTTGCAGCGTGATCGTAACTTCGACCATTATCAAGATGATGGGGTGTTTTACGAGAAGCGTCCAAGCTTGTGGATTGAGCCAATTGGTAACTGGGGAAAAGGCTCAGTGCAATTGGTAGAAATTCCAACGTTGGATGAAACCTTTGATAACATCGTGGCTTTCTGGAATCCGGCGGCGCCAGTTGAAGCAGGCCAAGAACTTCTATACAGCTACAATATGTATTGGGGAAGCCAACCTCCAGTGAAATCTAATCGTGCTCGTGTAGTGGATACCTTTACTGGTATCGGCGGTGTGATTGGCAAGAAACGCCAATATTACAGTAAGCGTTTTGTTGTGGACTTCGCTGGCGGATCTTTAGCAATGCTAGGTAATGATACAAAAGTGAAAGCGGTGATTACGTCATCGGATGGCAAAGTAGAGATTGAATCTGCTCGACCACTGCATTCAATTGATGGATACCGTGCAATGTTTGACTTAGTTCCACCAAAAGGTGAGCCTAAGCCGATTAACTTGCGTGTTTACTTAGAGGCCAATGGACAGCCATTAACTGAAACTTGGCAGTACCAGTGGACTCCACCTGCAGAAGAGGATAGAGAGCTTCATAATGCGGGTCACTTGAAGTAA
- a CDS encoding ABC transporter permease, translating to MKSESIMRFAVRFYIGVFFIYLFTPLIIMGLATFNDSRFPTVSPWKGATLKWFEALAQDGAMWTALWTSVLVAAGVLVVAVPIGVCCALFLSTVQGKGKTFIYSLMMSPLLTPGVIVGISTLIFWKGLSVSGGVFLTVVAQTTFIAAYVMLMVLARLQRFDRTLENAALSLGATQWQAFRRILLPYLKPAILSAAVIAFLQSFENYNTTLFVKGYDTTLTVYIASKVRTGLTPAVNALGLVMISITILLAIVYEVKRRRELANNTSSN from the coding sequence ATGAAATCTGAATCGATTATGCGCTTTGCTGTACGCTTCTATATTGGTGTGTTTTTCATCTATCTATTTACGCCGCTTATTATTATGGGGTTGGCCACCTTCAATGACAGTCGTTTTCCTACCGTATCTCCTTGGAAGGGAGCAACACTGAAATGGTTTGAAGCGTTGGCGCAAGACGGAGCCATGTGGACTGCTTTATGGACGAGTGTTCTGGTGGCGGCCGGAGTGCTGGTAGTCGCTGTCCCGATCGGTGTTTGTTGTGCCTTGTTTTTATCTACCGTTCAGGGCAAAGGAAAAACCTTTATTTATTCGTTGATGATGTCGCCATTGTTAACCCCTGGAGTAATAGTGGGAATATCAACATTGATATTTTGGAAGGGGTTATCGGTCAGTGGAGGTGTATTTTTGACTGTCGTTGCCCAAACAACTTTTATTGCCGCTTATGTCATGCTGATGGTATTGGCACGTTTACAGCGTTTTGATCGGACATTAGAAAATGCGGCGTTGAGCTTGGGGGCGACACAGTGGCAAGCATTTCGACGGATTTTGCTGCCTTATCTAAAACCGGCAATATTATCCGCAGCCGTTATTGCTTTCTTGCAGTCGTTCGAAAACTACAATACAACGCTTTTTGTAAAAGGATATGACACAACATTAACTGTTTATATCGCCTCGAAGGTAAGAACAGGGCTAACGCCAGCGGTAAATGCCCTAGGATTAGTGATGATCTCGATTACTATCTTGTTGGCTATTGTTTATGAAGTGAAACGTCGCCGTGAACTTGCGAACAACACTTCATCAAATTGA
- a CDS encoding uracil-xanthine permease family protein gives MKNAVLGLQMLFVAFGALVLVPLLTGLDPNVALFGAGIGTLLFQLTTRRTVPIFLASSFAFIAPIMYGVQAWGIPATMGGLIAAGFVYVILGGLIRLKGAGFIHTLLPPVVIGPIIMVIGLGLAPTAVNMALGKAGNVQAINADIAIWIALASLLTTIVISVFAKGLFKLLPVFGGIVVGYVISLFFGIVNFDPVYNAAWFAIPNFTAPEFNINAILFMLPVAIAPAVEHVGDILSISNVTGKDYLKKPGLHRTITGDGVATMAAAMVGAPPNTTYSEVTGAVMLTKAFNPVIMTWAAVAAIVLAWVGKLGAALQTIPLPVMGGIMILLFGSIAAVGLNTLIKNQVDLHKSRNLIIVGVTLVFGIGGMAFGIGEFSLQGISLCGIVAITLNLILPKDIGDNHIVDNAQIED, from the coding sequence ATGAAAAATGCCGTCTTAGGGCTTCAAATGCTGTTTGTGGCATTTGGCGCTTTAGTACTCGTCCCGCTACTAACAGGATTAGATCCAAATGTTGCGCTTTTTGGCGCAGGTATCGGAACACTCTTATTTCAATTAACGACTCGCAGAACAGTACCTATCTTCCTCGCTTCCTCTTTTGCTTTCATTGCGCCAATTATGTATGGCGTTCAGGCATGGGGAATTCCAGCTACCATGGGAGGTTTAATTGCCGCAGGATTCGTCTATGTCATTCTAGGCGGGTTGATTCGCCTCAAAGGCGCTGGCTTCATTCATACGCTATTACCCCCCGTTGTAATCGGTCCAATTATCATGGTTATCGGCCTAGGTCTTGCACCGACTGCGGTTAATATGGCGCTAGGAAAGGCCGGGAATGTACAAGCTATTAATGCCGATATTGCTATATGGATTGCACTTGCGTCTTTGCTTACAACCATCGTCATTAGCGTATTTGCTAAAGGCCTTTTCAAATTATTGCCTGTTTTTGGTGGCATTGTTGTTGGGTATGTCATCAGTTTATTTTTCGGTATCGTCAACTTTGACCCTGTATACAACGCGGCTTGGTTTGCCATACCAAACTTTACCGCGCCAGAATTCAACATTAATGCAATATTATTCATGCTACCGGTTGCCATTGCACCAGCCGTCGAACACGTTGGAGATATCCTTTCTATATCTAACGTTACAGGAAAAGACTACCTGAAAAAACCAGGTTTACATCGCACTATCACAGGTGACGGCGTAGCAACTATGGCGGCCGCAATGGTTGGCGCACCACCAAATACGACCTACAGCGAAGTAACAGGTGCCGTCATGCTTACCAAAGCATTTAATCCTGTCATCATGACATGGGCCGCTGTTGCAGCCATTGTCCTAGCGTGGGTTGGCAAATTAGGGGCGGCTCTTCAGACCATTCCGCTGCCTGTTATGGGTGGCATAATGATCCTCTTATTTGGTTCGATTGCTGCGGTAGGACTTAACACCTTGATCAAGAATCAAGTTGACCTTCATAAGTCGCGCAACCTAATCATTGTAGGTGTAACTCTAGTGTTTGGTATCGGTGGCATGGCCTTTGGCATTGGCGAATTTAGTCTTCAAGGCATTAGCCTATGCGGTATCGTAGCAATCACTTTGAATTTAATTCTACCGAAAGATATCGGTGATAATCACATCGTCGATAATGCACAAATAGAAGATTAA